The following are encoded in a window of Salinibacter ruber DSM 13855 genomic DNA:
- a CDS encoding multifunctional oxoglutarate decarboxylase/oxoglutarate dehydrogenase thiamine pyrophosphate-binding subunit/dihydrolipoyllysine-residue succinyltransferase subunit: MSSLGFNTGYIEELYKQYQDDPDSVSESWREFFADYDPDASFIPVDRTTAGDGEATTPPEEPTEPEPTDRDSSPDASSAPPAEADDGVVEPLRPASAPAVDEDQADVTAMTGPSAKVVENMEDSLGIPTATSARTIPVKLLDENRNLLNDYQKQVGGEKVSYTHIIAYAMVQAMQKYPDMNTTFRRNEDGTPEHVKPDQINLGLAIDVERRGERTLLVPNLKDAGSLSFAEFLGTYNNIVGRALGGDLDLSDFQGTTATLTNPGMIGTSMSVARLMPGQGVIMGAGAIDFPPEYRGYDSEVASKAGVSPVMTLTSTYDHRVIQGATSGAFLNHIEELLTGNHDFYQRIFSDLGVPYQPFRMATDSTPQLGRSRPQDELDMTEKQAAVLQLIRAYRVRGHLQADINPLGYEWQYHEELDPATYGLTVWDLDREFITGGLGGEDKLPLREILSILRKSYTSKVGTAFMHISDPEEKTWIQNRIEPMRNAGSPSEEERHRIVQKLNAAEAFERFLHTKYIGHKRFSLEGSETMIPLIDTLLSDAADEGVEEVVMGMAHRGRLNVLANIIGKPYEEIFSKFEGNIDPNTTQGSGDVKYHLGAEGDVTSPDGNEISVTLASNPSHLEAVNPVVEGMSRAKQNLLRDEHPEAAEDDYHDAVMPLLIHGDAGFAGQGVVAETLNLSKLRGYTTGGTVHLVINNQIGFTTPPGDARSSTYATDLARAIEAPIFHVNGDDPETCVRIARLAFEYRQRFNKDVVIDMMCYRVHGHNEGDEPTFTQPLLYEKIEEKRSPRKLYTEMLLRRGEIEPDEAEQMLDDYRGRLQEAFERTKDLEEKDADEALEERVQRTADDRLPPVDTTAEREHLERVVEVLTDFPDDFNVHRKLERLFGKRDDLFYDEKRIDWAFSETLAFGSLLQEGTRVRLSGQDSRRATFSQRHAVLIDQETGAEYTPLNNLTDDQERLLIYDSLLSEYAVAGFEYGYSVVDKNALTCWEAQFGDFANGAEIVWDQFVSAAEEKWGQTSGLVALLPHAYEGQGPEHSSARLERFLQLCAEQNMIVANFSTPANYFHALRRQVKRDVKKPLIIMTPKSLLRHPKCVSTPEDLMEGGVQEIIPAEADPAGTMRHILCSGKVYYDLVTALEDTDRRDEIAITRLEQFYPFPESDLQEELERYAEADETVWVQEEPQNMGAWSFVSPRFETLLDEIHGPCEQRIQYVGRPASASPATGSAKVHDREQEQLVGDALGL; this comes from the coding sequence GTGAGCAGCCTCGGATTCAACACGGGCTACATCGAAGAGCTCTACAAGCAGTATCAGGACGACCCCGACAGCGTAAGCGAGAGCTGGCGCGAGTTCTTCGCCGATTATGACCCGGACGCCTCCTTCATCCCGGTCGACCGGACCACCGCGGGCGACGGGGAGGCCACCACGCCCCCCGAAGAACCCACGGAACCGGAGCCGACAGATCGCGACTCCTCGCCCGACGCGTCCTCGGCCCCGCCGGCGGAGGCCGACGACGGCGTCGTGGAGCCCCTGCGCCCCGCCTCAGCCCCGGCGGTCGACGAGGACCAGGCCGACGTGACGGCCATGACCGGCCCGTCGGCCAAGGTCGTCGAGAACATGGAAGACAGCCTCGGCATCCCGACGGCCACCTCCGCCCGTACGATTCCGGTCAAGCTGCTCGACGAGAATCGCAACCTCCTGAACGACTATCAGAAGCAGGTCGGTGGCGAGAAGGTGTCGTACACCCACATCATCGCCTACGCGATGGTCCAGGCGATGCAGAAGTATCCCGACATGAACACCACGTTTCGGCGAAATGAGGACGGCACGCCGGAGCACGTCAAGCCCGACCAGATCAACCTGGGGCTCGCTATTGACGTAGAGCGGCGGGGCGAGCGGACGCTCCTGGTTCCTAACCTCAAGGACGCAGGCAGCCTCAGCTTCGCCGAGTTCCTCGGGACCTACAACAACATCGTTGGCCGCGCGCTGGGCGGCGACCTCGACCTGTCCGACTTTCAGGGCACCACGGCCACCCTCACCAACCCGGGCATGATCGGCACGTCGATGAGCGTGGCGCGCCTGATGCCCGGACAGGGCGTCATCATGGGGGCCGGGGCCATCGACTTCCCGCCCGAGTACCGCGGGTACGACTCGGAAGTGGCGAGCAAGGCTGGGGTCTCCCCGGTCATGACGTTGACCTCCACCTACGACCACCGCGTCATTCAGGGCGCCACCAGCGGGGCCTTCCTCAACCACATTGAGGAGCTCCTGACGGGCAACCACGACTTCTACCAGCGGATCTTCTCCGACCTGGGCGTGCCCTATCAGCCGTTCCGGATGGCCACCGACTCCACGCCGCAGCTCGGGCGGTCTCGGCCTCAGGACGAGCTCGACATGACCGAGAAGCAGGCGGCCGTCCTTCAGCTGATTCGGGCCTACCGGGTGCGCGGCCACCTGCAGGCCGACATCAACCCGCTCGGCTACGAGTGGCAGTACCACGAGGAGCTCGACCCCGCCACCTACGGCCTCACGGTTTGGGACCTGGACCGGGAGTTCATCACCGGCGGCCTCGGGGGCGAGGATAAGCTGCCCCTGCGCGAGATTCTCTCCATCCTGCGGAAGTCCTACACCAGCAAGGTGGGGACGGCCTTCATGCACATCTCCGACCCCGAAGAGAAGACGTGGATCCAGAACCGGATCGAGCCGATGCGGAACGCCGGTTCGCCGTCGGAGGAGGAGCGCCACCGGATTGTCCAGAAGCTCAACGCGGCCGAGGCGTTCGAGCGCTTCCTGCACACCAAGTACATCGGTCACAAGCGCTTTTCGCTGGAGGGGTCGGAGACCATGATCCCCCTCATCGATACCCTCCTCTCCGACGCCGCCGACGAGGGCGTGGAGGAGGTGGTGATGGGCATGGCCCACCGCGGTCGCCTCAACGTGTTGGCCAACATCATCGGCAAGCCCTATGAGGAGATCTTCTCCAAATTCGAGGGCAACATCGACCCCAACACGACCCAGGGCTCGGGCGACGTGAAGTACCACCTGGGGGCCGAAGGGGACGTGACCTCGCCCGACGGCAACGAGATTTCCGTGACGCTCGCCTCGAACCCCAGCCACCTGGAGGCCGTCAACCCGGTCGTGGAGGGCATGTCCCGCGCCAAGCAGAACCTGCTGCGCGACGAACACCCCGAGGCGGCGGAGGACGACTACCACGACGCCGTGATGCCCCTCCTCATCCACGGCGACGCCGGCTTCGCCGGACAGGGCGTGGTGGCGGAGACCCTCAACCTCAGCAAGCTGCGCGGCTACACGACCGGCGGCACCGTCCACCTGGTCATCAACAACCAGATCGGCTTCACCACGCCGCCCGGCGACGCCCGCAGCTCGACCTACGCCACCGACCTGGCCCGTGCCATCGAGGCGCCGATCTTCCACGTCAACGGCGACGACCCCGAGACCTGCGTCCGCATCGCGCGGCTGGCGTTCGAGTACCGCCAGCGCTTCAACAAGGACGTGGTGATCGACATGATGTGCTACCGCGTTCACGGGCACAACGAGGGCGACGAGCCGACCTTCACGCAGCCGCTCCTCTACGAGAAAATTGAGGAGAAGCGCTCGCCGCGCAAGCTCTACACCGAGATGCTGCTCCGACGCGGCGAGATTGAGCCGGACGAGGCCGAGCAGATGCTCGACGACTACCGGGGCCGGCTGCAGGAGGCCTTCGAGCGCACCAAGGACCTGGAGGAGAAAGACGCCGACGAGGCGCTGGAGGAGCGGGTCCAGCGCACGGCCGACGATCGCCTGCCCCCGGTCGACACCACGGCCGAGCGTGAGCACCTGGAACGGGTCGTGGAGGTCCTCACCGACTTCCCGGACGACTTCAACGTCCACCGGAAGCTCGAGCGCCTGTTCGGCAAGCGCGACGACCTCTTCTACGACGAGAAGCGCATCGACTGGGCCTTCTCCGAAACCCTGGCGTTCGGCTCACTGCTGCAGGAGGGCACGCGCGTCCGGCTGAGCGGACAGGACTCGCGCCGCGCCACCTTTAGCCAGCGGCACGCCGTCCTCATTGACCAAGAGACCGGTGCGGAGTACACGCCCCTCAACAACCTGACCGATGACCAGGAGCGGCTCCTCATCTACGACAGCCTCCTTTCGGAGTACGCCGTGGCCGGGTTCGAGTACGGCTACTCGGTGGTGGACAAAAACGCCCTCACCTGCTGGGAGGCCCAGTTTGGGGACTTCGCAAACGGGGCGGAGATCGTGTGGGACCAGTTCGTAAGCGCCGCCGAGGAGAAGTGGGGCCAGACCTCCGGCCTCGTGGCCCTGCTGCCCCACGCCTACGAAGGCCAGGGCCCCGAGCACTCCTCGGCCCGCCTGGAGCGCTTTCTGCAGCTCTGTGCGGAACAGAACATGATCGTCGCCAACTTCTCCACGCCGGCCAACTACTTTCACGCCCTGCGCCGGCAGGTGAAGCGCGACGTCAAGAAGCCGCTCATCATCATGACGCCCAAGAGCCTGCTGCGCCACCCGAAGTGCGTCTCGACGCCCGAGGATCTCATGGAGGGCGGTGTGCAGGAGATCATTCCGGCCGAGGCGGACCCTGCAGGCACCATGCGGCACATTCTCTGCAGTGGCAAGGTGTACTACGACCTCGTGACGGCATTGGAGGACACCGATCGCCGCGACGAGATCGCCATCACGCGCCTGGAGCAGTTCTATCCCTTCCCCGAATCGGACCTGCAAGAGGAATTGGAGCGCTACGCCGAGGCCGACGAGACGGTGTGGGTGCAGGAGGAGCCTCAGAACATGGGCGCCTGGTCGTTCGTGTCTCCCCGCTTCGAGACGCTCCTGGACGAGATTCACGGCCCCTGCGAGCAGCGCATTCAGTACGTGGGGCGGCCCGCCAGTGCCAGTCCGGCCACCGGATCGGCCAAGGTGCACGACCGGGAACAGGAGCAGCTGGTTGGGGACGCCCTTGGCCTCTAA
- a CDS encoding NAD-dependent epimerase/dehydratase family protein has product MASYAERTAFVTGGTGFVGSHLVEELLHRGMDEVRCLVRTDPKWLSDLNVTPVHGDLSDVEVLWEALDGVDEVYHVAGRTRAPTEDAFYEANVQATLNLLGAVQHAAPDLDRVLVTSSLAAVGRCHDDVATEEVPLRPVSMYGRSKAQMEQALRERPETTPESYAETLPLTVVRPPAVYGPRDRDILDFFRAVKRHVCPIVGGGSARTLSLVHVRDLATGMVDAARHPGAHGETYFLGSARPHAWNEVKQAATAALDTWAVTLPVPGPLLGAVGAMAEAWGWATGAHPPLNRDKTREIRHACTACSSEKAARDFDYDPSIPLDDGVARTLHWYEEHGWL; this is encoded by the coding sequence ATGGCCTCGTACGCAGAACGAACAGCTTTTGTCACCGGCGGCACCGGCTTCGTTGGGAGTCACCTTGTGGAGGAACTCCTGCACCGGGGCATGGACGAGGTGCGGTGCCTCGTCCGCACCGACCCGAAGTGGCTCTCGGACCTGAACGTGACGCCCGTGCACGGGGACCTGTCGGACGTGGAGGTTCTCTGGGAGGCGCTCGATGGCGTGGACGAGGTGTACCACGTGGCGGGCCGGACCCGGGCCCCGACCGAGGACGCGTTTTACGAGGCCAACGTGCAAGCCACCCTCAACCTCCTGGGCGCCGTCCAGCACGCCGCGCCGGATCTCGACCGCGTGCTGGTGACGAGCAGCCTGGCCGCCGTGGGGCGGTGCCACGACGACGTGGCGACGGAGGAGGTGCCGCTCCGGCCCGTCAGCATGTACGGGCGGAGCAAGGCGCAGATGGAACAGGCGCTCCGTGAACGGCCCGAGACGACCCCGGAATCGTACGCGGAGACCCTTCCCCTCACCGTCGTCCGCCCCCCCGCCGTCTACGGGCCCCGCGACCGCGACATCCTCGACTTCTTCCGTGCCGTCAAGCGGCACGTGTGCCCCATCGTGGGCGGGGGCTCCGCTCGCACCCTGAGCCTCGTTCACGTGCGGGACCTCGCCACCGGCATGGTCGACGCCGCCCGCCATCCGGGCGCACATGGGGAGACCTACTTCCTCGGCAGCGCGCGGCCCCACGCCTGGAACGAGGTGAAGCAGGCCGCGACCGCGGCCCTCGACACCTGGGCGGTCACCCTCCCAGTGCCGGGGCCCCTGCTCGGCGCCGTGGGGGCGATGGCCGAGGCCTGGGGCTGGGCCACCGGCGCCCATCCGCCCCTCAACCGCGATAAGACCCGCGAAATTCGGCACGCCTGTACGGCCTGTTCCAGCGAAAAGGCCGCGCGCGACTTCGACTACGACCCGTCGATCCCCCTCGACGATGGGGTGGCCCGGACCCTTCACTGGTACGAGGAGCACGGGTGGCTGTAG
- a CDS encoding response regulator transcription factor: MPFPSSATGASEARLLIAEDDPDLGSSLESFFAQHGYEVHHATEGEDALQEMTTLPPYDLVLLDVRLPQKDGFEVLREARQSGVDSPVIMLTVKDEHEHKLRGFDLGADDYVTKPFDAKELAARVEAVLSRSQSALPDTGDVFAFGNVSVHFPDETVTRDSEPVGLTDLEFDILTYFIEHRGRTVSREQLLRDVWGISGDITTRTIDRHVASLRKKIEPTPDEPAYLQTVYGIGYKFVTDDVPGPSPSASQTD, encoded by the coding sequence ATGCCTTTCCCCAGTAGTGCGACAGGGGCCTCTGAGGCCCGGCTCCTCATTGCGGAGGACGATCCGGACCTGGGAAGCAGCCTGGAGTCGTTCTTTGCCCAGCACGGCTACGAGGTGCATCACGCCACGGAGGGCGAGGATGCCCTCCAAGAGATGACGACCCTCCCCCCCTACGATCTCGTGCTCCTCGACGTGCGACTGCCGCAGAAGGATGGGTTTGAAGTGTTGCGGGAGGCGCGGCAGTCCGGGGTGGACTCCCCTGTGATTATGCTCACAGTCAAGGACGAACACGAGCACAAGCTGCGGGGCTTCGACCTCGGGGCGGACGACTACGTCACCAAGCCCTTCGACGCAAAGGAGCTCGCGGCCCGCGTCGAGGCGGTCTTGTCCCGGAGCCAATCGGCCCTCCCCGATACCGGAGACGTATTTGCGTTTGGAAACGTGAGCGTCCACTTTCCGGACGAAACCGTCACGAGGGATAGTGAACCGGTCGGTCTGACCGACCTGGAGTTCGACATCCTAACCTACTTCATCGAGCACCGGGGCCGAACGGTCAGCCGCGAGCAGCTGCTCCGGGACGTGTGGGGCATCAGTGGCGACATTACCACCCGCACCATCGACCGCCACGTGGCGTCGCTGCGCAAGAAAATTGAACCCACGCCGGACGAGCCCGCCTACCTGCAGACGGTCTACGGCATCGGGTACAAGTTCGTCACGGACGATGTCCCCGGCCCCTCCCCGTCCGCCTCGCAGACGGACTAA
- a CDS encoding ComEA family DNA-binding protein → MVWLYRLQQRLSITRQEGLAILALAVLFLFGLAVRHLQQQQIPPVAADSLVAPSPTDSIPPSLASSGPRSPSAEQPLNVNTAPPKALDALPGIGPALSERIVTYRSTQRPFQRVDELERVRGIGPKTLSTLRPMVRVTAPDSASK, encoded by the coding sequence ATGGTTTGGCTCTACCGACTGCAACAGCGGCTCTCCATTACCCGTCAGGAGGGGCTTGCCATTCTCGCTCTGGCGGTGCTGTTTCTGTTCGGCCTCGCGGTGCGCCACCTGCAGCAGCAACAGATTCCCCCCGTGGCCGCCGACTCGCTCGTCGCCCCGTCCCCAACAGACTCGATTCCCCCGTCGTTGGCGTCTTCGGGGCCACGGTCCCCCTCCGCGGAGCAGCCCCTCAATGTGAATACGGCACCGCCGAAGGCCTTGGATGCCCTTCCGGGAATTGGACCGGCCCTGTCAGAGCGGATCGTGACGTATCGGTCGACCCAGCGCCCGTTCCAACGCGTCGACGAGCTGGAGCGCGTCAGGGGCATTGGCCCAAAGACCCTTTCGACCCTCCGTCCAATGGTCCGCGTCACGGCCCCCGACAGCGCCTCCAAATAG
- the recO gene encoding DNA repair protein RecO has protein sequence MAQRSIVRTKAVVLRSIDYGETSQIVTLFTQEKGKLGVMAKGARRPKSSFGATLQPMAYTQVVFYHKPSRTLQTLSESSHVQSFHRLREKLPTITVGLRIVELVDALMEEEDPQPAAFALVVRALHRLNIAEARVSNLWPYVQLQLAQILGVAPAVDRTRVEAVTGDEGLLSLADGGVYPADGTPDQPKRASRAALRAYAVCARADLDTVMRLTMSPAVRREVEALVRDFLRYQFDDAYPDRSRSVIAQIEGAKPTDRAT, from the coding sequence ATGGCACAGCGTTCAATTGTCCGGACGAAGGCCGTCGTCCTCCGGAGCATCGACTACGGCGAGACGAGTCAGATTGTGACCCTCTTCACGCAGGAGAAGGGCAAGCTCGGCGTGATGGCGAAGGGGGCCCGGCGCCCCAAAAGTTCGTTCGGGGCGACCCTGCAGCCGATGGCCTACACGCAGGTGGTGTTCTACCACAAACCCTCCCGCACGCTACAGACCCTCAGCGAGAGCAGCCACGTGCAGTCGTTCCACCGTCTCCGTGAGAAGCTGCCGACCATCACGGTGGGGCTGCGCATCGTCGAGCTGGTCGACGCCCTGATGGAGGAGGAGGACCCGCAGCCCGCCGCCTTTGCGCTGGTCGTCCGGGCCCTTCATCGACTCAATATCGCGGAGGCGCGGGTGAGCAACCTCTGGCCGTACGTGCAGCTCCAACTGGCTCAGATCCTGGGGGTGGCACCGGCCGTCGATCGGACACGGGTGGAGGCCGTGACCGGGGACGAGGGGCTCCTTTCCCTTGCGGACGGAGGGGTGTATCCGGCGGACGGGACGCCGGACCAGCCGAAGCGAGCCTCCCGGGCCGCCCTCCGGGCCTACGCCGTCTGCGCCCGTGCCGATCTCGACACCGTGATGCGCCTGACCATGTCCCCCGCCGTCCGGCGCGAAGTGGAGGCCCTCGTGCGTGACTTTCTGCGGTATCAGTTCGACGACGCCTATCCGGATCGGAGCCGCTCGGTCATTGCGCAGATTGAGGGGGCGAAGCCGACCGACCGGGCCACTTGA
- the lexA gene encoding transcriptional repressor LexA, protein MGRKKLTAKQHEFLQFLIDHTRETGVWPTYREIIDHFGYNSPNSVTQNLKALHRKGHLTRDDQGYHLATRYQEQEEPGIPVKGIISAGTLQEAVEADLGTITLDMLFPNLDQIFAIRVSGQSMRGANIRDGDYVLLIDEDIPEGGIGAVLYDGETSLKRVHHDDEGLRLEPCNPEYDDIHIQPDVFEEVTILGRYVGHINDEGIHKKSGQGTPAVR, encoded by the coding sequence ATGGGTCGGAAGAAACTCACTGCCAAGCAGCACGAATTTCTGCAATTCCTGATCGATCACACCCGGGAGACGGGGGTGTGGCCGACCTACCGGGAGATCATCGATCACTTCGGCTACAACTCCCCCAACAGCGTCACCCAGAACCTGAAGGCGCTTCACCGCAAGGGGCACCTTACACGGGACGACCAGGGCTACCACCTCGCCACGCGCTACCAGGAGCAGGAGGAACCGGGCATCCCAGTCAAGGGCATCATCTCGGCCGGTACGCTCCAGGAAGCCGTGGAGGCGGACCTGGGAACCATCACGCTCGACATGCTCTTCCCGAACCTGGACCAGATCTTCGCGATTCGGGTGTCGGGGCAGTCCATGCGGGGGGCGAACATCCGTGATGGCGACTACGTGCTGCTCATTGATGAGGACATCCCGGAGGGGGGGATCGGTGCGGTGCTGTACGACGGAGAGACCTCCCTAAAGCGCGTGCACCACGACGACGAGGGCCTCCGCCTAGAGCCCTGTAATCCGGAGTACGACGACATCCACATCCAGCCCGATGTGTTCGAGGAAGTGACCATCCTCGGGCGCTATGTGGGCCACATCAACGACGAGGGCATTCATAAGAAGAGCGGCCAAGGGACTCCGGCGGTCCGCTAG
- a CDS encoding class I SAM-dependent methyltransferase codes for MSDLPNWRDNLRREGGHWDDGRWYDIHLERRLPQAVPMLEELAMALPPLPPGATVCDLACGTGNAAATVLDAYPQVELVLLDEDPDLLSIAHEKVGQLTRNAEPLQVAVPSDGAPLPGGPYDLVVASLALHAIVGHEVDPAEAESRYELLFRSVLEPLRPGGHCLIGDHVGTLPLYPQLKAMERAGFTEVDCAWRQDDFFVAGGRKSP; via the coding sequence ATGAGCGACCTGCCGAACTGGAGAGACAATCTGCGCCGCGAGGGGGGGCACTGGGACGACGGCCGCTGGTACGACATCCATCTTGAGCGGCGGCTTCCGCAGGCCGTTCCGATGCTCGAAGAGTTGGCCATGGCCCTTCCGCCCCTGCCGCCCGGCGCCACCGTCTGCGACCTTGCGTGCGGCACCGGCAATGCGGCCGCGACCGTGCTCGATGCGTATCCGCAGGTGGAGCTCGTGCTGCTGGACGAAGACCCGGACCTGCTCTCCATCGCACACGAGAAGGTGGGGCAACTCACGCGCAACGCCGAGCCGCTGCAGGTGGCCGTGCCCTCCGACGGGGCGCCGCTCCCGGGCGGGCCCTACGACCTCGTCGTGGCCTCGCTGGCCCTCCACGCCATCGTGGGGCACGAGGTGGATCCGGCAGAGGCGGAGTCGCGCTACGAGCTGCTCTTCCGCAGCGTCCTTGAGCCCCTACGCCCCGGTGGGCACTGCCTCATCGGCGACCACGTTGGTACCCTGCCGCTCTATCCGCAGCTCAAGGCCATGGAGCGTGCCGGCTTTACGGAGGTCGACTGTGCGTGGCGCCAGGACGACTTCTTCGTAGCGGGCGGCCGAAAGAGCCCCTGA